In Dryocola sp. LX212, the genomic stretch TGATTTTGATAAACGTTCGCGTCTGCAGATTATTCCTGCGGAATCGGTTATTGCCAGTGATGCCAGGCCGTCGCAAGCGATCCGCAACAGTCGCGGTTCTTCTATGCGGGTGGCGCTTGAGTTGGTCAAAGAGGGGCGGGCGGAAGCCTGCGTCAGTGCCGGGAATACCGGCGCGCTGATGGGGCTGGCGAAATTATTGCTCAAGCCCATTGAGGGGATTGAGCGCCCGGCACTGATGACGGTATTGCCGCACCAGCAAAAGGGCAAAACGGTAGTATTAGATCTCGGAGCCAACGTCGATTGCGACAGCAATATGCTGGTGCAGTTTGCCATTATGGGCTCCGTGATGGCGGAAGAAGTACTGGGCGTGGTGAATCCTCGCGTGGCGCTGCTGAACATCGGTGAAGAAGAGACCAAAGGTCTCGACAGCATTCGCGATGCCTCCGCATTATTAAAAACAATGCCTTCTATCAACTATATTGGTTATCTTGAAGCCAACGAACTGTTGACCGGAAAAACGGATGTCCTGGTGTGCGATGGGTTTGTAGGAAACGTCACGCTCAAGACGATGGAAGGGGTTGTCAGGATGTTCCTTACCCTGCTCAAATCGCAGGGAGAAGGGAAAAAAAGGTCGTGGTGGCTGATTTTATTGAAGCGTTGGTTACAAAAGCATCTGACCAGGCGATTCAGTCACCTCAACCCCGACCAGTATAATGGTGCCTGTCTGTTAGGATTGCGCGGCACCGTGATCAAGAGCCACGGTGCGGCCAATCAGCGAGCGTTTGCTGTCGCGATTGAACAGGCAGTGCAGGCGGTGAGACGGCAAGTTCCGGTAAGGATTGCCGCTCGCCTGGAATCTGTATTACCCAAGAGTGACTGAGCGTACATGTATACGAAGATTATTGGTACGGGCAGCTACCTGCCCGAACAAGTGCGGACTAACGCCGACCTGGAAAAAATGGTGGATACCTCTGACGAGTGGATTGTCACCCGTACAGGTATTCGTGAACGCCGAATCGCCGCGCCTGACGAAACCGTTGCCACAATGGGTTTCCAGGCTGCGACCCGCGCCCTTGAAATGGCCGGTGTTGATAAGTCACAGATTGGCTTAATCATCGTCGCGACGACGTCTTCGACACACGCGTTTCCAAGCGCCGCCTGCCAGGTGCAAAGCATGCTGGAAATCAAAGGCTGTCCGGCATTTGACGTTGCGGCCGCATGCGCAGGCTTTACCTATGCGCTGAGCATCGCCGATCAGTACATCAAAAACGGTGCGGTAGATTACGCGCTGGTGATCGGTGCTGACGTGCTGGCTCGCACGCTCGATCCTGACGATCGTGGCACAATTATTCTGTTTGGTGATGGTGCCGGTGCGGTCCTGCTTGGCAGGAGCGAAGAGCCGGGCATCTTGTCAACGCATCTGCATGCTGACGGCAGTTACGGTGAACTGCTGACGCTGCCAAACCAGGACCGTTTCGATCCGTCCAAACCGTCCTACGTGACGATGGCCGGTAACGAAGTGTTCAAAGTTGCCGTAACCGAACTGGCCCACATCGTTGATGAAACCCTGACGGCGAATAACCTCGATCGTGGCGATCTCGACTGGCTGGTGCCGCATCAGGCCAACCTGCGCATTATCAGCGCGACGGCGAGAAAGCTGGGAATGTCCATGGACAATGTAGTGGTGACGCTGGACAGGCACGGTAATACCTCTGCGGCCTCCGTGCCGGTAGCGCTGGATGAAGCGGTACGTGATGGTCGCATTCAACGCGGTCATCTGGTGCTGCTCGAGGCGTTCGGCGGCGGCTTTACCTGGGGTTCGGCACTGGTTCGTTTTTGATTAAAGGAATGAGAAAATGACGCAATTTGCTTTTGTTTTCCCGGGGCAGGGTTCACAGACAGTCGGAATGCTGGCAGAGTTAGCCACCGCGTATCCGATTGTTGAAGAAACCTTCCGTGAAGCTTCAGACGCGCTGGGCTACGATCTTTGGGCGCTGGTGCAAAACGGCCCGGCCGAAGAGCTGAATAAAACCTGGCAGACTCAGCCAGCGCTGCTGGCGGCATCCGTTGCCATTTATCGCGTCTGGCAGCAGCAGGGCGGTAAAACCCCAGCGCTGATGGCAGGTCACAGCCTGGGTGAATATTCTGCTCTGGTGTGCGCAGGCGTTATTAACTTTGCAGACGCTGTTCGTCTGGTTGAACTGCGTGGCAAACTGATGCAGGAAGCGGTGCCGGAAGGTACTGGCGGCATGTCTGCTATTATCGGTCTGGACGATGCTTCTATCGCTAAAGCCTGTGAAGAAGCGGCACAGGGGCAGGTTGTTTCCCCGGTCAACTTCAACTCTCCGGGCCAGGTTGTGATTGCGGGTAACAAAGAAGCCGTTGAACGTGCGGGCGCCGCTTGTAAAGCCGCTGGTGCAAAACGAGCTCTTCCTTTACCTGTCAGCGTGCCGTCACACTGTGCGCTGATGAAGCCGGCGGCAGACAAACTTGCCGTTGCGCTGGAAAATATTACCTTCAACGCACCAGCCGTTCAGGTTGTGAACAACGTTGATGTGAAGTGCGAAACTTCGCCGGAGGCGATTCGTAGCGCGCTGGTACGCCAGCTCTACAGCCCGGTGCAGTGGACCAAATCAGTGGAATTTATGGCGGCACAGGGTGTGACCCAGTTGCTGGAAGTCGGCCCAGGTAAAGTCCTGACCGGCCTGACTAAACGTATTGTTGACACCCTGACCGCAGCGGCCATTAACGAGCCTGCTTCCCTGTCAGCGGCGCTTGAGCAATAAAACGAGGAAGACCATGAGTTTTGAAGGAAAAGTTGCGCTGGTAACCGGCGCAAGCCGTGGTATCGGCCGTGCGATCGCAGAGACCCTGGTGGCTCGCGGCGCAAAAGTTATTGGTACAGCGACAAGCGAAAGCGGTGCGCAGGCCATCAGTGACTATTTAGGCGCGAACGGCAAAGGTTTTATGCTGAACGTGACCGATCCGGCCTCTATCGAGGCGGTTCTGGAAAATATTCGTGCAGAATTTGGCGAAGTGGACATTCTGGTCAATAATGCCGGTATCACTCGTGATAACCTGCTGATGCGCATGAAAGATGCCGAGTGGGATGATATCATCGAAACCAATTTGTCATCAGTTTTCCGTCTGTCAAAAGCGGTAATGCGCGCTATGATGAAAAAGCGTCATGGTCGTATTATCACTATCGGTTCTGTGGTTGGTACCATGGGAAATGCTGGTCAGGCCAACTACGCTGCGGCGAAAGCGGGCTTGATCGGTTTCAGTAAATCACTGGCGCGCGAAGTGGCGTCCCGTGGTATTACTGTAAACGTTGTTGCTCCGGGCTTTATTGAAACGGACATGACGCGTGCGCTCTCTGACGATCAGCGTGCGGGTATCCTGGCGCAGGTTCCAGCGGGTCGCTTAGGTGACGCAAAAGAAATCGCCAGTGCAGTAGCATTTTTAGCTTCTGACGAGGCCGGGTACATCTCTGGTGAGACCCTGCACGTCAATGGCGGAATGTACATGGTTTAACCACGATTAAAATTATTTGCGTTATTTGGGCGAATGCCCGCAAAATAGCGTAAAATCGTGGTACGACCTGCCGGGATTTAGTTGCATCTTTTTCAACATTTTATACACTACGAAAACCATCGCGAAAGCGAGTTTTGATAGGAAATTTAAGAGTATGAGCACTATCGAAGAACGCGTTAAGAAAATCATTGGCGAACAACTGGGTGTTAAGCAGGAAGAAGTCATCAACTCCGCTTCCTTCGTTGAGGACCTGGGCGCTGATTCTCTTGACACCGTTGAGCTGGTAATGGCTCTGGAAGAAGAGTTTGATACTGAGATTCCGGACGAAGAAGCTGAGAAAATCACTACCGTTCAGGCTGCCATTGATTATATCAACGGTCACCAGGCGTAAGTGAACATCTCCAGGCGGTCATTCGACCGCCTGAGTTTTATCTGATTGTCCCACAAGTCCCAATTTTTTCCCTCCCTGGAGGACAAACGTGTCTAAGCGTCGTGTAGTTGTGACCGGACTGGGCATGTTGTCTCCTGTCGGCAATACCGTAGAGTCTACCTGGAGTGCTCTCCTTGCCGGTCAGAGTGGCATCAGCCTGATCGACCATTTCGATACTAGCGCCTATGCAACGAAATTTGCTGGCTTAGTAAAGGATTTTAACTGTGATGACATTATCTCGCGCAAAGAACAGCGCAAGATGGATGCCTTCATTCAATATGGAATTGTTGCTGGCCACCAAGCCATGCTGGATTCTGGGCTTGAAGTAACGGAAGAGAATGCAACCCGTATTGGCGCCGCTATCGGCTCTGGTATTGGTGGTCTGGGTCTTATTGAAGAGAACCACACCTCGCTGGTTAACGGTGGTCCACGTAAGATCAGCCCGTTCTTCGTACCGTCTACTATCGTGAATATGGTGGCAGGTCACCTGACCATTATGTTCGGTCTGCGTGGTCCGAGCATTTCCATTGCCACGGCGTGTACTTCTGGTGTGCATAACATCGGCCATGCAGCCCGCATCATCGCTTATGGCGATGCAGACGCGATGCTTGCCGGTGGCGCAGAGAAAGCCAGTACGCCGCTGGGCGTCGGTGGTTTTGGTGCAGCGCGTGCGCTTTCCACCCGCAACGATAACCCGCAAGCGGCAAGCCGCCCGTGGGATAAAGACCGTGACGGCTTCGTGCTGGGTGACGGTGCTGGCGTTATCATGGTCGAAGAATACGAGCATGCTAAAAAGCGCGGTGCTAAAATCTACGCGGAAATTGTCGGTTTTGGTATGAGCAGCGATGCCTACCACATGACGTCTCCGCCGGACACCGGCGCAGGGGCAGCACTGGCGATGGAAAATGCTCTGCGTGATGCGGGTATTGCTCCGGGCCAGATTGGCTATGTTAACGCGCACGGCACTTCAACGCCTGCCGGGGACAAAGCTGAAACGCAGGCCGTTAAGTCTATCTTTGGTGCCGATGCCAGCCGCGTGATGGTTAGCTCAACCAAGTCGATGACCGGTCACCTGTTAGGTGCCGCAGGGGCAGTAGAATCTATCTACTCTATCCTTGCGCTGCGCGATCAGGCTGTTCCGCCTACCATCAACCTCGATAACCCGGATGAGGGCTGCGACCTGGACTTTGTTCCACACGTTGCGCGCCAGGTGTCCGGGATGGAGTACGCGCTGTGTAACTCCTTCGGGTTTGGTGGCACAAACGGTTCTCTGATCTTCAAAAAGATCTAAACCGTCCCCATAAAGGGCTCGCTTGCGGGCCCTTTATGCATTTTGGCCCGCGCTTCAGACTTCCCCCCTTGCTGCTTTTTCCCCGTACTGGCACCCTTACGCCATCAGACACCGAGGAACCGCTATGTATTTAATCAATGGACAGTGGCAGACGACGATCCCGGCAAACGATCGTGCAGTGCAGTTTGGTGACGGCTGCTTTACCACCGCGGCGGTGAGCAACGGCCGGGTCAGGTTCATCGATCAGCATATCCGTCGCTTACAGCTTGCCTGTAAGACCCTGATGCTTTCCTTTACGGAATGGGCGGTGCTGAGAGAAGAAATGCAGCAGCTTGCCGCGTATGAGGGGCAGTCGGTACTGAAGGTGATAATCACTCGCGGAGCAGGGGGGCGAGGCTACAGCGCGGCTCAATGTGAACATACCACACGTATTCTTGGCGTTTCGCCTTTTCCAGCTTTTTACGATGAGTGGCAGCAGCAGGGGATTACCCTTGCGCTCAGCCCGATCTGCCTTGGTGTCAATCCCAGCCTGGCAGGGATAAAACATTTGAATCGCCTTGAGCAGGTCCTCATCCGTACGCATCTTGAACAGACGCCCGCCAACGAGGCGCTGGTCCTTGACAGTGACGGGTGGCTTACGGAATGCTGTGCGGCTAATTTATTCTGGCGTAAAGGGGAAAGGGTGTTTACCCCTTACGTCGATCGTGCGGGGGTTAACGGTATTATGCGGCAGCATATTATTGCCGCGCTGGCGAATTCCGACCAACGGGTGCAGGAAGTACGGGAGCGGGTAGAAACCCTTGCGGACGCCGACGAAATTGTCATCTGTAACGCCCTGATGCCGGTTGTGCCGGTAAAACAGGCGCAGGCCTGGGGCTACAGTTCGCGCGAGCTTTATCATTATTTAGCGCCACTTTGTGAGTAAACGATTACCGATGAAAAAGATGCTACGTTTTTTCCTGCTG encodes the following:
- the fabD gene encoding ACP S-malonyltransferase, translating into MTQFAFVFPGQGSQTVGMLAELATAYPIVEETFREASDALGYDLWALVQNGPAEELNKTWQTQPALLAASVAIYRVWQQQGGKTPALMAGHSLGEYSALVCAGVINFADAVRLVELRGKLMQEAVPEGTGGMSAIIGLDDASIAKACEEAAQGQVVSPVNFNSPGQVVIAGNKEAVERAGAACKAAGAKRALPLPVSVPSHCALMKPAADKLAVALENITFNAPAVQVVNNVDVKCETSPEAIRSALVRQLYSPVQWTKSVEFMAAQGVTQLLEVGPGKVLTGLTKRIVDTLTAAAINEPASLSAALEQ
- the fabF gene encoding beta-ketoacyl-ACP synthase II; translation: MSKRRVVVTGLGMLSPVGNTVESTWSALLAGQSGISLIDHFDTSAYATKFAGLVKDFNCDDIISRKEQRKMDAFIQYGIVAGHQAMLDSGLEVTEENATRIGAAIGSGIGGLGLIEENHTSLVNGGPRKISPFFVPSTIVNMVAGHLTIMFGLRGPSISIATACTSGVHNIGHAARIIAYGDADAMLAGGAEKASTPLGVGGFGAARALSTRNDNPQAASRPWDKDRDGFVLGDGAGVIMVEEYEHAKKRGAKIYAEIVGFGMSSDAYHMTSPPDTGAGAALAMENALRDAGIAPGQIGYVNAHGTSTPAGDKAETQAVKSIFGADASRVMVSSTKSMTGHLLGAAGAVESIYSILALRDQAVPPTINLDNPDEGCDLDFVPHVARQVSGMEYALCNSFGFGGTNGSLIFKKI
- the fabG gene encoding 3-oxoacyl-ACP reductase FabG, which gives rise to MSFEGKVALVTGASRGIGRAIAETLVARGAKVIGTATSESGAQAISDYLGANGKGFMLNVTDPASIEAVLENIRAEFGEVDILVNNAGITRDNLLMRMKDAEWDDIIETNLSSVFRLSKAVMRAMMKKRHGRIITIGSVVGTMGNAGQANYAAAKAGLIGFSKSLAREVASRGITVNVVAPGFIETDMTRALSDDQRAGILAQVPAGRLGDAKEIASAVAFLASDEAGYISGETLHVNGGMYMV
- a CDS encoding beta-ketoacyl-ACP synthase III, translating into MYTKIIGTGSYLPEQVRTNADLEKMVDTSDEWIVTRTGIRERRIAAPDETVATMGFQAATRALEMAGVDKSQIGLIIVATTSSTHAFPSAACQVQSMLEIKGCPAFDVAAACAGFTYALSIADQYIKNGAVDYALVIGADVLARTLDPDDRGTIILFGDGAGAVLLGRSEEPGILSTHLHADGSYGELLTLPNQDRFDPSKPSYVTMAGNEVFKVAVTELAHIVDETLTANNLDRGDLDWLVPHQANLRIISATARKLGMSMDNVVVTLDRHGNTSAASVPVALDEAVRDGRIQRGHLVLLEAFGGGFTWGSALVRF
- the plsX gene encoding phosphate acyltransferase PlsX — its product is MTRLTLALDAMGGDFGPSVTVPAALQALDSNSQLSLLLVGCPDTITPLLAKADFDKRSRLQIIPAESVIASDARPSQAIRNSRGSSMRVALELVKEGRAEACVSAGNTGALMGLAKLLLKPIEGIERPALMTVLPHQQKGKTVVLDLGANVDCDSNMLVQFAIMGSVMAEEVLGVVNPRVALLNIGEEETKGLDSIRDASALLKTMPSINYIGYLEANELLTGKTDVLVCDGFVGNVTLKTMEGVVRMFLTLLKSQGEGKKRSWWLILLKRWLQKHLTRRFSHLNPDQYNGACLLGLRGTVIKSHGAANQRAFAVAIEQAVQAVRRQVPVRIAARLESVLPKSD
- the acpP gene encoding acyl carrier protein, whose protein sequence is MSTIEERVKKIIGEQLGVKQEEVINSASFVEDLGADSLDTVELVMALEEEFDTEIPDEEAEKITTVQAAIDYINGHQA
- the pabC gene encoding aminodeoxychorismate lyase, whose translation is MYLINGQWQTTIPANDRAVQFGDGCFTTAAVSNGRVRFIDQHIRRLQLACKTLMLSFTEWAVLREEMQQLAAYEGQSVLKVIITRGAGGRGYSAAQCEHTTRILGVSPFPAFYDEWQQQGITLALSPICLGVNPSLAGIKHLNRLEQVLIRTHLEQTPANEALVLDSDGWLTECCAANLFWRKGERVFTPYVDRAGVNGIMRQHIIAALANSDQRVQEVRERVETLADADEIVICNALMPVVPVKQAQAWGYSSRELYHYLAPLCE